In Piliocolobus tephrosceles isolate RC106 chromosome 6, ASM277652v3, whole genome shotgun sequence, the following are encoded in one genomic region:
- the LINC02694 gene encoding LOW QUALITY PROTEIN: putative uncharacterized protein encoded by LINC02694 (The sequence of the model RefSeq protein was modified relative to this genomic sequence to represent the inferred CDS: substituted 1 base at 1 genomic stop codon) yields MELQGAQEDLGISLSSPRKDHETRPGSKAKGRSSVCLQGSVWTAIRKLRLRASEHLTQGHXQELREWNPGEDASVLFSKSPFRAGKLTQAAAHAFRPCWVQGNAWISSITKFDSKRSPEVASSPSYLTVPRPSPLPVFLPPSGRCVCGGCYLGKSTRGSAWQSLLSDPLGGPFPTQTRPGG; encoded by the exons ATGGAACTACAAGGGGCCCAAGAGGACCTGGGCATTTCCCTCTCTAGTCCCCGGAAGGACCATGAAACCAGGCCAGGAAGCAAGGCTAAGGGCAGGAGCAGCGTCTGTCTCCAGGGGTCTGTTTGGACTGCTATAA gaaagctgaggctcagagcaaGTGAACATCTCACCCAGGGTCACTAACAAGAGCTCAGGGAGTGGAACCCAGGAGAAGATGCTTCCGTTCTCTTCTCCAAGAGTCCTTTCAGGGCTGGCAAGTTGACACAAGCTGCAGCTCATGCCTTCAGACCATGCTGGGTCCAAGGAAATGCATGGATCTCCTCCATTACAAAGTTTGACTCCAAGAGAAGCCCAGAAGTGGCTTCCAGCCCCTCCTACCTGACTGTGCCCCGCCCTTCACCACTTCCTGTCTTCCTGCCACCCAGTGGCAGATGTGTCTGTGGGGGCTGCTACCTGGGAAAGTCCACCAGGGGGAGTGCATGGCAATCTCTCCTCTCAGATCCTCTGGGGGGTCCTTTCCCCACCCAAACTAGGCCTGGAGGTTGA